One Micromonas commoda chromosome 7, complete sequence genomic window carries:
- a CDS encoding predicted protein, whose translation MSSKLDYLRRYLGGDAGGDGAGDGEKKKKRKRKKERDGAPSGGGSDGAAPRAKKLGTGITVHDDDVDDWKYAAEREAERRAREEEGPVVVGGDDPGVSKGRARQYLGIREDGSGWAVADDDANDANDGDGDDLSPPRPGRHDSDEDLSPPRPGRHDSDEDLSPPRPGRHDSDDDLSPPRPGRHDSDDEEADDPSPPRRRRHDSDDEVAGDLSPPRRGGARSPSNEDLSPPRRRAGSPSNEDLSPPRKRVPTMTDGTATGLVDAATVVREAEEKRAAAKARMERLGDDATGRYAATAVRDKATGRILTAEEVAAREAAKAAAKEPKERERPIWATGVAQAKQIAEGRAALAEESTNPFARSDIDARADAAMREAERFGDPMAYLARRRERQGGGDIVLPSVVEGISEEALKKSGFRIPQEVPAHSWMRRGIGAAPNRYGIRPGRHWDGVDRSTGFEQELFKTQNQVRARDHSAWKMAQAMWE comes from the coding sequence atGTCGTCGAAGCTCGACTACCTGCGACggtacctcggcggcgacgccggcggcgacggcgccggggacggggagaagaagaagaagcgcaagCGCAAGAAGGagcgggacggcgcgccctcgggcgGTGGgtcggacggcgccgcgcccaggGCCAAGAAGCTCGGCACCGGCATCAcggtccacgacgacgacgtcgacgactggaagtacgccgccgagcgcgaggcggagcggcgcgctcgcgaggaggaaggaccggtggtggtgggcggcgacgacccgggcgTGAGTaaggggcgcgcgaggcagtACCTGGGCATCAGGGAGGACGGGTCGGGAtgggcggtggcggacgacgacgcgaacgacgcgaacgacggcgacggcgacgacctctcgccgccgaggccggggcgacacgacagcgacgaagacctctcgccgccgaggccggggcgacacgacagcgacgaagacctctcgccgccgaggccggggcgacacgacagcgacgacgacctctcgccgccgaggccggggcgacacgacagcgacgacgaagaagccGATGAtccgtctccgccgaggcgacgcaggcacgacagcgacgacgaggtggccGGCGACCtctccccgccccgccgcggcggcgcgcgatcgccgtcgAATGAAGATctctctccgccgcgacgtcgagcggggTCGCCGTCGAATGAAGATCTCTCCCCGCCGCGCAAGCGCGTTCCGACCATgaccgacggcaccgcgaccggcttggtggacgccgcgaccgtcgtgcgcgaggcggaggagaagcgcgcggcggccaaggcgcggATGGAgaggctcggcgacgacgcgactgGTCGCtacgcggccaccgcggtgcGAGACAAGGCCACCGGTCGGAtcctcaccgcggaggaagtcgccgcgcgggaggcggcgaaggcggcggccaaagAACCCAAGGAGCGCGAGAGGCCGATATGGgcgacgggcgtcgcgcaggcGAAGCAGAtcgccgagggacgcgcggcgttggccgAGGAGTCGACGAATCCCTTCGCTCGATCCGACAttgacgctcgcgccgacgcggcgatgcgggaggcggagcgcTTCGGGGACCCGATGGCGTAcctcgcgaggcggcgcgagcggcagGGGGGCGGGGATATCGTGTTGCCGTCCGTGGTGGAGGGCATCAGCGAGGAGGCGCTTAAGAAGAGCGGGTTCAGGATCCCGCAGGAGGTGCCCGCGCACTCGTGGATGAGGCGGGGGATCGGCGCGGCTCCCAATAGATACGGGATTCGGCCGGGGCGGCACTGGGACGGGGTGGACAGGAGCACGGGGTTCGAGCAGGAGCTGTTCAAGACGCAGAACCAGGTCCGGGCGAGGGATCACAGCGCGTGGAAGATGGCGCAGGCGATGTGGGAGTGA
- a CDS encoding predicted protein, translating to MVKVTSTEQALKGVLNKGQTAPKKASKTPGFYPAEDVKFPLKRAAVAKNPTKLRASITPGTILILLAGHFKGKRVVFLRQLESGLLLVCGPYGVNGVPIKRVNQCYVIATSQKVDVAGVDTAKFNDAYFKKPAKVRSKKSEEDFFQGEEEKKELPASYIEDNKALDAKLGPVIDKVPYLKGYMATKFTLRSGDKPHEMKF from the coding sequence ATGGTGAAGGTTACCTCCACCGAGCAGGCGCTCAAGGGCGTGCTTAACAAGGGCCAGACCGCGCCCAAGAAGGCGTCCAAGACCCCGGGATTCtaccccgccgaggacgtcaagTTCCCGctcaagcgcgcggcggtcgcgaagAACCCCACCAAGCTTCGCGCCTCCATCACCCCCGGCACCATtctcatcctcctcgccggccaCTTCAAGGGCAAGCGCGTCGTCTTCCTCAGGCAGCTCGAGTCCGGGCTCCTCCTGGTGTGCGGCCCTTACGGCGTCAACGGCGTGCCGATCAAGAGGGTGAACCAGTGCTACGTCATCGCCACCTCCCAGAAGgttgacgtcgccggcgtggacACCGCCAAGTTCAACGACGCGTACTTCAAGAAGCCCGCCAAGGTCCGCTCCAAGAAGAGCGAGGAGGACTTCTTccagggcgaggaggagaagaaggagcttCCCGCGTCCTACATCGAGGACAacaaggcgctcgacgccaagCTCGGCCCCGTCATCGACAAGGTGCCCTACCTCAAGGGGTACATGGCCACCAAGTTCACCCTCCGCAGCGGCGACAAGCCCCACGAGATGAAGTTCTAA
- a CDS encoding predicted protein, which yields MEARRRQLYNKYSYVEGHEADPKMRELEERQRRNEILAVDREVERYKEEARITRRRGGGAELPLGRRLLQGFFAPLTSAIRLEQEHVRLKVRGVDRSNYGPFLLMLNPDKLAVITLHTVISQLMKGEQMFGEPNEAQAGMCKFVRAVEMLGQSVQAEVNLARLRQRARLTKKRYLESKNGPHVHDRFMKVNMESLKTLTTVRGVARLARTALNDSDWGGVTRSKVGAALVKLLLTTARIRVPGPDGELIEVPAFYHDYVKHKAHRYGVISWHDAFFTFMDDEAMIRATLSPVRYMPMVTPPRPWTRFNAGGYLRTESIVMRGHYTTHGPSKRQMLALHGEQSGAELDGRAAKFQPVLDALNVLGRTAWRINEDVLRVMEEVWATGGGRADVPPRENVPDPTWPANPYGLRRSRGQLAATALPSRQDVAGFIHSLNRTKQRNRELHSQRCDFLIKLQVAKEMRDEDRIYFPHNIDFRGRAYTMHVHLNHLGSDICRGALVFADARPLGNDGLDWLYIQAANLYAGGVDKLPMDERRQWIEDRVHLLEQSARDPLGPDGGFWLDAEDPWQCLACCFEIERARASGDPPAYMCRLPVHQDGSCNGLQHYAALGRDEAGGEQVNLMPRDRPGDVYTGIANVLKRIVAEDAKNPEDPETQALAIALAPHVDRKLVKQTVMTSVYGVTHIGARQQIQNRLKERGAVEDENLRYKMANYAARRTLDALANLFVNARDVMAWLAECARVVCSQGRAVEWTTPLGLPVVQPYRVKSQRMIRTLVQSFTLQFDNDENSVAKAKQRSAFPPNFIHSIDSAHMMKTALACHEAGLTFAGVHDSFWTHAGDVPEMSRHIREKFIELHSEPLLEMLYEELKEKYPEVAHEIPPPPPMGNMDIEQVKDSIYFFS from the exons ATggaagcgcggcggcgacagctgTACAACAAGTACTCCTACGTCGAGGGCCACGAGGCTGACCCGAAgatgcgcgagctcgaggagaggCAGCGAAGAAACgagatcctcgccgtcgaccgaGAGGTGGAGAGGTACAAGGAAGAGGCTCGGAtaacgcggcggcgcgggggcggcgcggagctaCCGCTGGGGCGGAGGCTGCTCCAAGGCTTTTTCGCGCCCCTCACCAGCGCCATACGGCTCGAGCAGGAGCACGTGCGTCTAAAGGTGCGGGGCGTGGACCGAAGCAACTACGGCCCCTTTCTGTTGATGCTCAACCCCGACAAGCTCGCGGTCATCACCCTTCACACCGTCATCTCGCAGCTCATGAAGGGAGAGCAGATGTTCGGAGAGCCGAACGAGGCGCAGGCGGGGATGTGCAAGTtcgtgcgcgcggtcgagatGCTCGGGCAGAGCGTGCAGGCGGAGGTCAACCTCGCGCGGCTGCGACAACGGGCGCGACTGACAAAGAAACGGTACCTCGAGAGCAAAAACGGC CCCCACGTCCACGACAGGTTCATGAAGGTCAACATGGAGAGCCTGAAAACGTTAACCACGgtccggggcgtcgcgaggctggcgcgcaccgcgctgAACGACTCCGACTGGGGCGGCGTCACGAGGAGCaaggtgggcgccgcgctggtgaaGCTGCTGCTCACGACCGCGCGCATACGCGTCCCGGGACCGgacggcgagctcatcgaggtTCCCGCCTTTTACCACGACTACGTCAAGCACAAGGCTCACAGGTACGGGGTGATCTCTTGGCACGACGCGTTCTTCACCTtcatggacgacgaggcgatgatCCGCGCGACGCTGTCGCCCGTGCGGTACATGCCGATGGTGACCCCGCCCcggccgtggacgcggttCAACGCGGGGGGGTACCTGCGAACGGAGTCCATCGTGATGCGCGGGCACTACACCACGCACGGACCGTCCAAGCGGCAGATGCTCGCGCTGCACGGCGAGCAGTCGggggcggagctcgacgggcGGGCGGCCAAGTTCCAGCCcgtgctcgacgccctgAACGTCCTCGGCCGGACGGCTTGGAGAATCAACGAGGACGTGTTGCGGGTGATGGAGGAGGTGTGGGCCActggcggcggccgcgcggacgtTCCTCCCCGCGAAAACGTGCCCGACCCGACCTGGCCCGCGAACCCCTACGGCCTGCGTCGGTCGCGGGGacagctcgccgcgacggcgctgccCTCGCGgcaggacgtcgccgggttcATCCACTCGCTGAACAGGACCAAACAGCGCAACCGCGAACTGCACTCGCAGCGTTGCGATTTCTTGATCAAGCTGCAGGTGGCGAAGGAgatgcgcgacgaggacagGATCTACTTCCCGCACAACATCGActtccgcgggcgcgcgtaCACCATGCACGTGCACCTCAACCACCTGGGTTCGGACATctgccgcggcgcgctggtcTTTGCCGACGCCCGTCCACTCGGCAACGACGGTTTGGACTGGTTATACATACAAGCCGCGAACCTCTACGCGGGGGGCGTGGACAAGCTGCCCATGGACGAGAGGCGTCAGTGGATCGAGGACCGCGTACACCTGTTAGAGCAGTCGGCACGGGACCCGCTGGGCCCCGACGGGGGTTTctggctcgacgccgaggacccgTGGCAGTGCCTGGCGTGTTGCTTCGAGATtgaacgagctcgagcctccggcgacccgcccgcgtaCATGTGCCGACTCCCCGTCCACCAGGACGGCAGCTGCAACGGCCTGCAGCACTACGCGGCGCTCGGACGTGacgaggctggcggcgagCAGGTCAACCTGATGCCCCGCGATCGACCCGGTGACGTCTACACGGGCATCGCCAACGTCCTCAAGCGGATCGTGGCGGAGGATGCAAAAAACCCGGAAGATCCGGAgacgcaggcgctcgccatcgcgctcgcgccgcacgTGGACCGCAAGCTGGTGAAGCAGACCGTGATGACGTCCGTGTACGGCGTGACGCACATAGGCGCCAGGCAGCAGATCCAGAACCGATTAAAGGAGaggggcgcggtggaggacgagAACCTGCGGTATAAGATGGCCAACTACGCCGCCCGGAGGACTCTGGATGCGCTCGCGAACCTTTTCGTGAACGCCAGGGACGTCATGGCGTGGCTCGCGGAGTGCGCCAGGGTGGTTTGCAGCCAAGGGCGGGCGGTGGAGTGGACCACGCCGCTCGGTCTGCCGGTCGTTCAGCCGTACCGGGTGAAGAGCCAGCGGATGATTCGCACGTTGGTGCAATCGTTTACGCTCCAGTTCGACAACGACGAAAACTCggtggccaaggcgaagcAGCGCAGCGCGTTTCCCCCAAACTTCATCCACAGCATAGACAGCGCGCACATGATGAAGACGGCGCTGGCGTGCCACGAGGCGGGTTTGACGTTCGCGGGGGTTCACGATTCTTTCTGGACTCACGCGGGTGACGTTCCGGAGATGTCGCGGCACATCCGCGAGAAGTTCATCGAGCTTCACAGCGAGCCGCTGCTGGAGATGCTGTACGAGGAGCTGAAGGAGAAGTACCCGGAGGTTGCGCACGAGatacctccgccgccgcccatgggCAACATGGACATCGAGCAAGTGAAGGACTCGATCTACTTCTTCTCGTAA
- a CDS encoding predicted protein, with the protein MRAVLSLLLLLAASVPAAASARGWDRTRVPPWAARRARMRGGTLKNVLCLVTDCDKSNPLPERRPGGPYAHFGPYETTLVELDASRTIMYGFSGALVACPVARGTRAMPLPGDPAAFKTSHHGKGATVPGLSWSYGGEGDCAGVEGIASAVDGFGPEWYGELPDYGYWLPELLEHFASWGVVTACPFLRGVPDGAAGATATVNAARMLVDLQPCGPGVVVDAGKLGVAGYSLGAGRAVRGAASAPDAIAAVVALHTWELAQNNYDASVKAPLMLLSGTDDTNAPFANTLRTYRAARGPKIVGALRGGNHYTSPRFWVGPTTAFLLTHLAGDARAERYAWGDEGLGFGSDIITWQRRDCDWWRSKEDDACKS; encoded by the coding sequence ATGCGAGCGGTCctctccctcctcctcctcctcgcggcgtcggtccccgccgcggcgtcggcgcgcggttGGGATCGCACGCGCGTGCCCCCGTgggccgcccggcgcgcgcggatgcgcgGGGGTACCCTGAAGAACGTCCTCTGCCTCGTCACCGACTGCGACAAGTCCAACCCGCTGCCCGAGCGAAGACCCGGCGGGCCCTACGCCCACTTTGGGCCATACGAAACGACGCTCGTCGAgttggacgcgtcgcggacaaTCATGTACGGCttctccggcgcgctcgtcgcgtgcccggtggcgcgggggacCAGGGCGATGCCCCTCCCgggcgaccccgccgcgttcaaaACTTCACACCACGGCAAAGGCGCCACCGTCCCCGGCTTGTCTTGGAGctacggcggcgaaggggactgcgcgggcgtcgagggcatcgccagcgccgtcgacggcttcGGACCCGAGTGGTACGGCGAGCTGCCCGACTACGGGTACTGGCTCCCCGAACTCCTGGAGCACTTCGCGTCGTGGGGGGTGGTCACAGCGTGTCCGTTTCTACGCGGCGTTCCCGACGGAGCCGCCGGAGCGACCGCCAccgtcaacgccgcgcgcatgcTCGTAGACCTCCAGCCGTGCGGCCccggggtcgtcgtcgacgcggggaaGCTCGGCGTGGCCGGGtactcgctcggcgcgggtcgcgcggtgaggggcgcggcgtccgcgcccgacgccatcgccgcggtggtcgcgCTTCACACCTGGGAGCTGGCGCAAAACAACTACGATGCCAGCGTCAAAGCGCCGCTCATGCTGCTGAGCGGCACGGACGACACCAACGCACCGTTCGCGAACACGCTGAGGACgtaccgcgcggcgcgtgggccgAAGATCGTCGGGGCGTTGCGGGGGGGGAACCACTACACGTCGCCGAGATTTTGGGTCGGGCCGACTACGGCGTTCTTGTTGACGCATCTggcgggggacgcgagggcggagagGTACGCGTGGGGGGACGAGGGTTTGGGGTTCGGGAGCGATATCATCACGTGGCAACGGAGGGACTGCGACTGGTGGAGGAgcaaggaggacgacgcgtgcaAGTCGTGA
- a CDS encoding predicted protein: MGQGNSKCDGVHEKIRERVPHALLRGVNAPSGPSAPGARAEGSVVPGVPRETRVKLVLLGDTGVGKSAIVVRFVQGEFSEESKVTVGAAFLAKSLRIPEHGPDAAVKFEIWDTAGQERYASLAPLYYRGAGAAVVVYDITSPASFEKARFWVKELQKHASPNINIVLVGNKKDLGDTRRAVSREDARAFANENGMAMECEASALSGEGVVEIFKSVAMSLWR; the protein is encoded by the coding sequence ATGGGTCAGGGCAACTCCAAGTGCGACGGGGTGCACGAGAagatccgcgagcgcgtccctcacgcgctgctccgcggcgtcaacGCGCCGAGCGGTCCGTCCGCTCCCGGTGCCCGCGCCGAAGGATCCGTCGTGCCCGGCGTGCCGAGGGAGACGCGCGTCAAGCTCGTGCTCCTGGGGGACACGGGAGTCGGGAAGAGCGCCATCGTGGTGCGGTTCGTCCAAGGAGAGTTCAGCGAGGAGAGCAAGGTgaccgtcggcgcggcgttcctCGCAAAGTCGCTGCGCATCCCCGAGCAcggacccgacgcggcggtgaaatTCGAGATATGGGACACGGCTGGTCAAGAGAGATacgcgtcgctggcgccGCTCTACtaccgcggcgcgggcgcggcggtggtggtgtACGACATAACATCCCCCGCGTCCTTCGAGAAGGCCAGGTTCTGGGTTAAAGAGCTGCAGAagcacgcgtcgccgaacaTCAACATCGTGCTCGTGGGAAACAAGAAGGATCTGGGGGAcacgaggcgcgcggtgagcagggaagacgctcgcgcgttcgcgaacGAGAACGGGATGGCGATGGAgtgcgaggcgagcgcgctgagcgggGAGGGGGTGGTGGAGATATTCAAGTCGGTGGCGATGTCGCTGTGGCGGTGA